GGAGGGCGGTTACCTCCCCGAGCACTATCCAAACCCTCTGCGACCCATCACGACATTCGCCAAGGGTTGGGCTGCGATCACAGTCGCGAATCCGGCTCCAGTTCTTGCCGATTTGACAAACTGGGCATTTCGTCAGCGCATCTCCCTGAATTATCTTACGGTGCAGCGGCCAAATCTGGAAGATATATATCTTAAATTTATAGGGACCGAGGCCCCGTCCAAAGAATGGAGTAATATTTCTTGAGAATTCTTATGTCTCAGGCGATCCATCAACTTGTTTTGTTTTCAAGACGACCGGCGGCGGTATTTTTTGTCTCAGTAATGCCCTTAATCCTTCTTTGCCTTTTCACCGAGATCTTTGGCAACGAACTGGTGGAGGGCGAAGCATACACTACGGCTCAATTCTATTCCCCTGCCCTCGCCGTCTTCGGTGTTGTATCGGCCTGTTATACATATCTTGCAGTCTCCACGGCCTCCGCCCGTGACCAGGGTGTCCTGAAACGCATCCGCGGCACTCCGCTGCCGCCGAGCACCTACATTTGCGCCCGAATACTGGCCGTAACTGTAATTGCCATGGCGTCTGCGACGATCGTCATGCTTGCAGGAGCTGCGTTTTACGGCGTGCACCTATATCCTGAGAAATTGCCTGCGGCACTGATCGTTCTCGTTGTGGGTTCGTTCGCTTTTGCAGCGCTCGGAATGATGGTCGTCGCACTTTGCCGTTCAAATGAGACCACCCAGGCTGTCGCGAACGCGACCCTTCTTCCCTTGGCGTTTCTCTCGAACATTTTCATTCGCCCCTTTCACGACCTTCCCCTATGGATGACAACTGCGGCCGATATCTTTCCTTTGAAGCATTTTTCATTGGCGTTCGGCGATGCGTTTCGGCCAGATCTGACGGGAACGGGATTTGCGTGGCAAGTGAGCGATGGCACGTACACGATGTTGCCTCACTTAGCGAATATGGCTGTTTGGGGAATCGCAGCCGCCGCGATAGCGTCCCGATTTTTCGTATGGGATCCTGCTGACAGTCGTTGAGGAATGTCTGCTGACTCTAACTGACGACTCGATGAAGGCCCTGTTTGACGCT
This genomic stretch from Rhodoligotrophos appendicifer harbors:
- a CDS encoding ABC transporter permease, with protein sequence MSQAIHQLVLFSRRPAAVFFVSVMPLILLCLFTEIFGNELVEGEAYTTAQFYSPALAVFGVVSACYTYLAVSTASARDQGVLKRIRGTPLPPSTYICARILAVTVIAMASATIVMLAGAAFYGVHLYPEKLPAALIVLVVGSFAFAALGMMVVALCRSNETTQAVANATLLPLAFLSNIFIRPFHDLPLWMTTAADIFPLKHFSLAFGDAFRPDLTGTGFAWQVSDGTYTMLPHLANMAVWGIAAAAIASRFFVWDPADSR